Proteins from a genomic interval of Halomonas alkaliantarctica:
- the prmA gene encoding 50S ribosomal protein L11 methyltransferase: MPWLQLKAHVAPEQAEFLEELLLEEGATAIGLQDAHDDPVFEPERGTTPLWEDTILTGLYDDLEGVESMLERIEAAWSEHMPGEPCPTIEYELLADRDWEREWMDDFTPLRMGQRLWIVPSWHEPPQADAVNLILDPGLAFGTGTHPTTALCLEWLDGLAVAGHLAQQTVLDVGCGSGILAIAALKLGASHADATDIDPQALQASRDNAERNGIAESDLNLYYPEQLTDGGVYPIVTANILAGPLIELAPMIAGHVASGGRIALSGILANQADDVYEAYVAQGLTMEEPVIREGWVRLNGVRPR, translated from the coding sequence ATGCCCTGGCTTCAACTCAAAGCCCACGTCGCTCCCGAACAGGCAGAGTTCCTCGAAGAACTGCTGCTTGAAGAAGGTGCGACGGCCATTGGCCTTCAGGACGCCCACGATGATCCGGTATTTGAGCCTGAGCGTGGCACCACACCACTGTGGGAAGATACCATCCTCACCGGCCTGTACGATGACCTGGAGGGCGTCGAGAGCATGCTGGAGCGTATTGAGGCCGCTTGGTCTGAACATATGCCTGGCGAACCCTGCCCTACAATAGAGTATGAACTGCTCGCCGACCGGGATTGGGAGCGGGAGTGGATGGATGACTTCACGCCGCTGCGTATGGGCCAACGCCTCTGGATTGTGCCTAGCTGGCACGAGCCACCTCAAGCCGACGCCGTAAACCTGATTCTCGACCCCGGCCTTGCCTTTGGTACCGGTACGCACCCGACCACAGCACTGTGCCTTGAGTGGCTGGATGGGCTGGCCGTAGCCGGTCACTTAGCCCAGCAAACCGTCCTTGATGTGGGCTGCGGCTCGGGCATTCTCGCTATCGCCGCGCTCAAGCTAGGCGCTAGTCACGCCGACGCCACCGATATTGACCCTCAGGCGCTGCAGGCCAGCCGCGATAACGCCGAGCGGAACGGTATTGCCGAATCGGATTTAAACCTCTACTACCCAGAGCAGCTAACCGACGGCGGCGTCTACCCTATTGTGACCGCGAATATTTTAGCGGGCCCACTGATTGAACTCGCGCCAATGATTGCCGGCCACGTGGCTTCTGGTGGTCGCATTGCGCTATCGGGGATTTTGGCAAACCAGGCAGATGATGTTTACGAGGCGTATGTGGCCCAGGGGCTCACTATGGAGGAGCCGGTGATTCGCGAAGGCTGGGTGCGGCTTAATGGCGTACGGCCGCGTTAA
- the accC gene encoding acetyl-CoA carboxylase biotin carboxylase subunit: MLDKVLIANRGEIALRILRACKELGIKTVAVHSKADRELMHVRLADEAVCIGPASSAQSYLNIPALISAAEVTDSTAIHPGYGFLSENANFAEQVERSGFTFIGPRAETIRLMGDKVSAIQSMKEAGVPTVPGSDGPLGDDDATNLATARRIGYPVIIKAASGGGGRGMRVVHTEGHLLSAITVTRTEAHAAFGDGTVYMEKFLEKPRHVEVQVLADGQGNAIHLYDRDCSLQRRHQKVLEEAPAPGLDPDARAQVLEACRQACIKINYRGAGTFEFLYEDGEYFFIEMNTRVQVEHPVTEMVTGVDIVKEQLRIASGLPLSIRQEDVQLNGHSFECRINAEDSRTFMPSPGKVTLFHAPGGLGVRMDSHLYTGYTVPPHYDSLIGKLITWGADREIALTRMRNALDELLVEGIKTNIDLQKDLVRDSYFRQGGVNIHYLEKKLSS; the protein is encoded by the coding sequence ATGCTGGACAAGGTACTTATCGCCAACCGCGGCGAGATTGCCCTCCGTATCCTACGGGCCTGTAAAGAACTGGGCATTAAAACCGTAGCGGTACACTCCAAAGCTGATCGTGAACTGATGCACGTTCGCCTGGCGGATGAAGCCGTGTGTATTGGCCCGGCTTCGTCAGCGCAGTCTTACTTAAATATCCCGGCCCTGATTAGCGCGGCCGAAGTCACCGACTCAACCGCTATTCACCCTGGCTACGGCTTTTTGTCTGAAAATGCCAACTTTGCCGAACAGGTTGAGCGCTCGGGTTTTACCTTTATTGGTCCCCGCGCTGAGACGATTCGCCTAATGGGCGACAAAGTCAGCGCCATCCAGTCGATGAAGGAAGCAGGCGTTCCCACGGTACCAGGCTCTGACGGCCCCTTGGGTGATGACGACGCAACTAATCTCGCCACCGCGCGACGCATTGGTTACCCGGTCATCATCAAAGCAGCCTCTGGCGGCGGTGGTCGCGGCATGCGCGTGGTGCACACCGAAGGCCATCTGCTTTCGGCCATTACTGTTACCCGCACTGAAGCCCATGCTGCCTTTGGTGATGGCACGGTCTACATGGAAAAATTCCTTGAGAAGCCGCGCCACGTCGAAGTGCAGGTGCTAGCCGACGGTCAGGGTAATGCGATTCATCTTTATGACCGCGACTGCTCACTGCAACGTCGTCACCAAAAAGTGCTCGAAGAAGCCCCCGCGCCAGGCCTCGACCCAGACGCCCGAGCCCAGGTGCTTGAAGCGTGCCGCCAGGCATGTATCAAGATCAACTACCGCGGTGCAGGCACCTTTGAATTCTTGTACGAAGACGGTGAATACTTCTTCATCGAGATGAATACCCGCGTTCAGGTTGAGCACCCAGTGACCGAAATGGTCACCGGCGTGGACATTGTCAAAGAGCAGCTACGCATTGCCTCGGGTCTGCCGCTGTCGATTCGCCAGGAAGATGTCCAGCTCAACGGCCACTCTTTTGAGTGCCGGATTAACGCCGAAGACTCGCGCACCTTTATGCCTTCGCCCGGCAAGGTAACGCTGTTTCACGCACCGGGTGGTTTGGGCGTTCGTATGGACTCTCACCTGTACACCGGCTACACCGTACCTCCGCACTATGACTCCCTGATCGGCAAGCTGATCACCTGGGGAGCGGATCGCGAAATAGCCCTCACTCGGATGCGCAATGCCCTCGACGAGCTGCTGGTGGAAGGCATTAAAACCAATATCGACCTGCAAAAGGATTTGGTTCGCGACAGCTATTTCCGTCAAGGCGGTGTCAACATTCACTACCTGGAAAAGAAACTCAGCAGTTAA
- the accB gene encoding acetyl-CoA carboxylase biotin carboxyl carrier protein translates to MDIRKVKKLIELLEESNISEIEIQEGEESVRISRHPNGASWQPQPMPQYAQHPGYAPAAPAAGAPSSAPAAEAEPQGTSYRGEAVNSPMVGTFYRSPAPGAKSFVEVGDSVKQGDTICIIEAMKMMNQIEADRDGVVEAILVEDGEPVEFDQPMIVIA, encoded by the coding sequence ATGGATATCCGCAAAGTTAAGAAACTGATTGAACTGCTCGAAGAGTCCAATATTAGCGAGATTGAAATTCAGGAAGGCGAAGAGTCAGTTCGTATCAGCCGCCACCCCAATGGCGCCTCATGGCAGCCACAACCGATGCCGCAATATGCACAGCATCCTGGCTATGCACCAGCCGCTCCCGCAGCGGGCGCTCCCTCGTCAGCACCGGCTGCAGAAGCAGAGCCTCAGGGTACAAGCTACCGTGGCGAAGCGGTCAACTCTCCCATGGTAGGCACCTTCTACCGCAGCCCTGCGCCGGGCGCCAAGTCGTTTGTAGAAGTCGGCGATAGCGTTAAGCAAGGCGACACCATATGCATCATTGAAGCCATGAAAATGATGAACCAGATTGAAGCTGACCGTGACGGTGTAGTGGAAGCCATCCTGGTGGAAGATGGCGAGCCAGTAGAATTCGATCAACCCATGATCGTTATCGCTTAA
- the dsbD gene encoding protein-disulfide reductase DsbD, with translation MLSLKRLSLFTLLIFFLGLLPLSANAQWFSSSSNQDEFLPVMEAFQPTAWHDGDTLYIGMDIADEYYLYRHQFALVSQTQDVSLGDPIIPQGIFTNDEFVGDVYVFRDQVVLQAPLAAPYSGPLNIALTFQGCADAGLCYPPEQITLEASETQPPSQFSNWQADNTASGPAANTSSANTSEQGDFAAPQSEDSRFSALISDASLPLALGLFFIAGLGLTFTPCVLPMIPILSSIVVGQNPTRPRAFALSLSYVFGMALTYALVGVLMGLFGAGLNLQARLQSAPVLITFAVLFTLFALAMFGAFNLNLSPRFANRVDAWQARAQRSGPAGLALAGALSVLVVSPCVTAPLAGALVFISSTGDAAMGGAVLFALGMGMGVPLLLVGTFGATLLPRSGAWMNGVKIAFGLLLLGVAIWMIERLVAAPIALLLWAALAIGTALALGALNFNQPQGWPRARQTLGLMLLAWGIVLVIGASQGGSNPLRPLAATSSISGETQVEALDFIEVNSLTELEAAIAQAEGANQPVFVHFTADWCISCKLLERDVYPDPQVSAALNDYTLIAADVTQTDPQSRELLNQFNLFGPPSLLFFSQGEEIREARIQGEVTADQLREHLESVSQWLANS, from the coding sequence GTGTTATCTCTTAAACGTCTGAGCCTGTTTACATTATTGATTTTCTTTCTTGGCTTGCTTCCGCTAAGTGCAAACGCCCAATGGTTTTCATCATCTAGCAACCAAGACGAATTTTTGCCGGTTATGGAAGCCTTTCAGCCGACCGCTTGGCATGATGGCGATACGCTCTATATCGGCATGGATATCGCAGATGAATACTATCTATATCGCCACCAGTTTGCGCTAGTCAGCCAAACGCAGGATGTTAGCCTCGGCGATCCCATCATCCCTCAAGGCATCTTTACCAACGATGAGTTTGTGGGCGATGTGTATGTGTTTCGCGACCAGGTAGTGTTACAAGCACCGTTGGCAGCCCCCTACTCTGGCCCGCTGAATATTGCATTGACCTTTCAAGGCTGCGCAGATGCCGGGCTCTGCTACCCTCCAGAGCAAATAACGCTAGAGGCCAGCGAAACCCAACCCCCCAGCCAGTTTTCCAATTGGCAAGCCGATAATACGGCCTCCGGCCCGGCAGCCAACACGTCGTCCGCTAACACCTCAGAACAGGGCGATTTCGCCGCGCCGCAAAGCGAAGACAGCCGCTTTAGCGCTTTGATCAGCGATGCCAGCCTACCGCTGGCGCTGGGGCTGTTTTTCATTGCCGGCCTGGGGCTTACCTTTACCCCCTGTGTGCTGCCGATGATCCCGATTTTGTCATCGATTGTGGTAGGCCAGAACCCCACTCGCCCGCGCGCCTTCGCCCTTTCGTTAAGCTATGTATTCGGTATGGCGCTGACCTACGCCCTTGTCGGGGTGTTAATGGGGTTGTTTGGTGCCGGGCTTAATCTTCAGGCGCGTCTGCAGTCGGCACCGGTATTGATTACCTTTGCAGTGCTTTTCACGCTCTTTGCGCTGGCCATGTTTGGGGCATTCAACCTTAACCTATCGCCCCGCTTTGCCAACCGTGTTGACGCTTGGCAGGCCCGTGCTCAGCGCAGCGGCCCGGCGGGGCTAGCGCTGGCTGGCGCCCTCTCTGTATTGGTGGTGTCGCCCTGTGTAACGGCGCCCTTGGCCGGCGCGCTGGTGTTTATCTCGTCAACAGGGGATGCCGCAATGGGTGGCGCGGTGCTGTTTGCGCTGGGCATGGGCATGGGCGTGCCGCTTCTTTTGGTCGGCACCTTTGGCGCTACGCTGCTGCCCCGCTCCGGCGCCTGGATGAACGGTGTAAAAATTGCCTTTGGTCTTTTGCTGCTGGGCGTCGCCATATGGATGATCGAGCGTTTAGTGGCCGCACCCATTGCGCTGCTGCTTTGGGCGGCCCTTGCTATCGGCACGGCGCTCGCGCTTGGGGCGCTGAATTTCAATCAGCCGCAGGGGTGGCCGCGGGCACGCCAAACGTTGGGGCTTATGCTGCTTGCTTGGGGGATAGTGCTGGTGATTGGTGCCTCTCAAGGTGGCAGCAACCCCCTGCGTCCCCTTGCGGCAACTTCGAGTATTTCTGGTGAGACTCAGGTAGAAGCACTCGACTTCATCGAGGTAAACAGCTTAACCGAGCTTGAAGCGGCCATCGCCCAAGCTGAAGGCGCCAACCAGCCGGTCTTTGTGCACTTTACCGCCGACTGGTGTATTTCATGCAAGCTTCTGGAGCGGGATGTTTACCCCGACCCGCAGGTTTCCGCAGCACTTAATGATTACACCTTAATCGCCGCCGATGTCACGCAAACTGACCCACAAAGTCGTGAGTTGCTGAATCAATTCAACCTCTTCGGTCCACCCAGCCTGCTGTTTTTCAGCCAGGGAGAGGAGATTCGTGAGGCACGCATTCAAGGCGAAGTGACCGCCGACCAGTTGCGTGAACATCTAGAATCAGTCAGCCAGTGGCTAGCCAATAGCTAA
- the ppa gene encoding inorganic diphosphatase, with amino-acid sequence MNFDNIPAGKDLPNDVYVVIEIPANHDPIKYEIDKDMGALLVDRFMATPMFYPANYGFIPHTLADDGDALDALVVTPHPVQPGSIIRARPVGILNMTDEAGEDAKLICVPHAKLSSLYDDVQEVTDLPELLRQQIAHFFENYKDLEKGKWVKVESWEGADAARKAIEKSVIAYQKA; translated from the coding sequence ATGAACTTCGATAATATCCCTGCCGGAAAGGATCTCCCCAACGACGTTTACGTGGTGATCGAAATTCCAGCCAACCACGATCCGATCAAATACGAAATTGATAAAGACATGGGCGCGCTACTCGTTGACCGCTTTATGGCCACCCCTATGTTCTACCCCGCCAACTACGGTTTTATTCCGCATACCCTAGCCGACGATGGCGATGCACTTGACGCATTGGTAGTTACCCCGCACCCAGTTCAACCTGGCAGCATTATCCGCGCGCGCCCGGTAGGCATTCTGAACATGACCGACGAAGCCGGTGAAGATGCCAAGTTGATCTGCGTGCCCCACGCCAAGCTAAGCTCGCTCTATGACGACGTCCAGGAAGTTACCGACCTGCCTGAGCTTCTGCGCCAGCAGATTGCTCACTTCTTCGAGAACTACAAAGATCTCGAGAAAGGCAAATGGGTAAAAGTAGAGTCTTGGGAAGGCGCAGACGCTGCACGCAAGGCGATTGAGAAATCCGTTATCGCCTATCAAAAAGCGTAA
- a CDS encoding bifunctional protein-serine/threonine kinase/phosphatase has protein sequence MSHAQLLISYGQAFVAPDRRLHRSSMSVRFPEAPLLSAKGGCAVISDSISRNTMAKQAGDISVRGFLADYFSTPDHWDVKTSATRVLRALNSWCYSQSQHVKEGSFVSSMSAMVFRGREAHLFHMGDTLVFRLRGAEFEQLSRDHVTDLGGYRYPSRALGMDGSVDIDYTHIALKQGDLFLFTTQGVRGTLLPSDYVRLIRQDASDLDAACERLADEAKQRAQERGYGGDQFCFQLIRIDELPEEVTEHPGQLYGDLPIPPELSVGERLDGLEVLAVLSRTAQSRVYRVRDVHSEREMVLKAPSPELSLRNAYLEHFLLQQWVVERVNSPFVVKVMEPSRPRRYLYYLMQHIEGETLREWGERHPQASLTQRLDIANQLGKAVQALHHRDIIHQQINPDNILIDPHGKLVLTDFSACHMRDGEGHRHSGELLRQIGFNEHTAPEYALGDSIGRRSDQYSLASTTYWLLTGALPYTLTPNRLRSHTDLEELTYRSARTTNPEISQELDDALRRALDPQRALRFRRMSEFLHALRVPLGRLPNREESRQEPRRFWQGVAGILLLLLVLSWLLR, from the coding sequence TTGTCGCACGCCCAATTGCTCATTAGTTATGGTCAAGCGTTTGTCGCGCCCGATAGGCGCCTGCACCGCAGTTCAATGTCGGTTCGCTTTCCTGAAGCGCCGCTGCTTAGTGCCAAAGGCGGTTGTGCGGTGATCAGCGACTCCATTTCACGCAATACGATGGCCAAGCAGGCCGGTGATATAAGCGTACGCGGCTTTCTGGCCGACTACTTTTCGACCCCCGATCACTGGGATGTCAAAACCTCTGCCACCCGTGTGCTACGCGCGCTCAACAGTTGGTGCTATAGCCAAAGCCAGCATGTGAAAGAGGGCAGTTTTGTTTCATCCATGTCGGCGATGGTGTTCCGCGGCCGCGAAGCCCATCTGTTCCATATGGGCGATACGCTTGTCTTTCGTTTACGGGGTGCCGAGTTTGAGCAGCTAAGCCGTGATCATGTGACCGATTTAGGCGGCTATCGCTACCCTTCACGAGCGCTGGGTATGGACGGCAGTGTCGATATTGATTACACCCACATTGCGCTCAAGCAGGGCGATCTGTTCCTGTTCACCACCCAGGGGGTGCGCGGCACGCTGCTGCCTTCCGACTATGTGCGCTTGATTCGCCAGGACGCCAGTGATTTGGATGCCGCCTGCGAGCGGCTAGCCGATGAGGCAAAGCAGCGCGCCCAGGAACGCGGCTATGGCGGTGACCAGTTCTGCTTCCAGTTGATACGTATCGATGAATTACCTGAAGAGGTAACTGAGCACCCAGGCCAGCTCTATGGCGACCTTCCGATTCCCCCTGAATTGTCTGTGGGTGAGCGTCTAGACGGCTTGGAGGTTCTCGCGGTGCTATCGCGAACGGCGCAGTCGCGGGTGTATCGCGTCCGCGATGTGCATAGCGAGCGGGAAATGGTCCTGAAAGCGCCCAGCCCTGAGCTTTCGTTGCGCAATGCCTATCTTGAGCACTTTCTACTCCAACAGTGGGTGGTGGAACGCGTTAACTCGCCCTTTGTGGTTAAAGTGATGGAGCCATCTCGACCGCGCCGCTACCTGTATTATCTGATGCAGCATATTGAAGGCGAAACGCTGCGAGAGTGGGGAGAGCGACATCCTCAAGCCAGCCTGACCCAGCGCTTGGATATTGCCAATCAGTTGGGAAAAGCGGTGCAAGCGCTGCATCATCGGGACATTATTCATCAGCAGATCAATCCCGATAATATTTTGATCGACCCACACGGCAAGCTTGTGCTCACCGATTTTAGTGCCTGTCATATGCGCGACGGCGAAGGGCACCGTCACTCGGGAGAGCTGTTACGACAGATTGGCTTTAACGAACACACTGCACCTGAATATGCATTAGGCGACAGCATTGGTCGGCGCAGTGATCAGTACTCGCTAGCGTCCACTACTTACTGGCTTTTGACCGGAGCTTTACCTTATACGCTGACGCCCAACAGGCTTCGCAGCCACACCGACCTTGAAGAGTTGACCTATCGTAGCGCGCGTACCACCAATCCTGAGATCTCCCAGGAACTAGACGACGCGCTACGCCGTGCCTTGGACCCCCAGCGTGCGCTGCGGTTTAGGCGCATGTCCGAGTTTTTGCATGCGCTTAGGGTGCCGCTTGGGCGGTTACCCAATCGAGAAGAGAGCCGCCAGGAGCCGCGGCGTTTCTGGCAGGGTGTGGCGGGAATTCTGCTGTTGCTGCTAGTGCTTTCCTGGTTACTACGCTAA
- a CDS encoding 6-phosphofructokinase produces MAQHNAFYAQSGGVTAVINASACGVIEACRQAPDQIGKVYAGHNGIIGALTEDLIDVTQESDESIAALRHTPGGAFGSCRYKLKDIDTHRAQYERLIEVFKAHDIRYFFYNGGGDSADTCLKVSQLSEKLGYPLTAIHVPKTVDNDLPITDNSPGFGSVAKYIATSTLEASLDIASMCATSTKVFVLEVMGRHAGWIAAAGGLAGEAEGEPPHMIIFPEIPFNRKAAMARVEESVKNYGYCVIVVSEGARYEDGTFLADAGNTDAFGHRQLGGVAPTLAGMIKQDLGYKYHWAVADYLQRAARHLASKTDVEQAYAVGREAVTLALAGKNAMMPAIRRISQAPYQWDVISAPLSQVANQEKFMPRDFISESGFAITQTCRDYLSPLIQGEDFPPFENGLPKVAKLKLAKAERKLPIFTL; encoded by the coding sequence ATGGCCCAGCATAATGCCTTTTACGCCCAATCCGGTGGCGTCACCGCCGTGATCAACGCCAGCGCCTGCGGCGTTATCGAAGCCTGCCGTCAAGCACCCGATCAAATTGGCAAGGTTTACGCCGGTCATAACGGCATTATCGGTGCCTTAACGGAAGACCTTATCGACGTTACCCAAGAGAGCGATGAATCGATTGCTGCCCTGCGTCACACACCGGGCGGCGCTTTTGGCTCCTGCCGTTATAAGCTAAAAGACATTGACACCCACCGCGCCCAGTACGAGCGGTTGATCGAAGTGTTTAAAGCCCACGACATTCGCTACTTTTTCTATAACGGTGGCGGCGACAGCGCTGATACCTGTTTAAAGGTCTCCCAGCTTTCTGAAAAGCTGGGCTATCCGCTTACCGCTATCCATGTGCCTAAAACAGTCGATAACGACCTACCGATTACCGACAATAGCCCGGGCTTTGGCAGCGTGGCCAAGTATATTGCCACCTCAACGCTGGAAGCCTCGCTGGATATCGCCTCCATGTGCGCTACCTCCACCAAGGTATTTGTGCTTGAGGTAATGGGCCGCCACGCGGGCTGGATTGCTGCTGCTGGTGGTTTGGCGGGCGAAGCCGAAGGCGAGCCGCCGCACATGATTATCTTCCCCGAAATCCCGTTTAATCGTAAAGCGGCCATGGCGCGGGTTGAAGAGAGCGTCAAGAATTATGGCTACTGCGTTATTGTGGTTTCTGAAGGCGCTCGCTACGAAGATGGCACCTTCCTGGCCGATGCGGGTAACACCGATGCGTTCGGCCACCGCCAGCTTGGCGGCGTAGCACCGACACTGGCCGGCATGATCAAGCAGGATTTGGGCTACAAGTATCACTGGGCAGTGGCCGACTATCTGCAGCGCGCGGCGCGTCACCTGGCGTCTAAAACAGACGTTGAACAGGCCTATGCAGTGGGTCGCGAAGCGGTAACGTTGGCACTGGCGGGTAAAAACGCCATGATGCCCGCCATTCGCCGTATCTCTCAGGCGCCCTATCAGTGGGATGTGATCTCTGCCCCGCTCTCCCAGGTAGCCAACCAAGAGAAGTTTATGCCCCGGGACTTTATCAGCGAAAGCGGCTTTGCCATTACCCAGACGTGCCGGGACTATCTTTCACCGCTGATTCAGGGTGAGGACTTCCCGCCGTTCGAGAACGGTCTGCCTAAAGTGGCTAAGCTGAAACTGGCCAAAGCCGAGCGCAAGTTGCCAATTTTTACGCTGTAA
- the rnt gene encoding ribonuclease T, producing the protein MSEAIARELMAQRFRSYLPVVVDLETGGFNAQGDAVLEIAAVTLTMDPEGNLLPDATYAYHIEPFEGANVEQSALDFTGINLDDPLRRQVALSESEALGEIFRPIRKSIKAHDCTRAILVGHNAAFDQGFLNAAVNRCGVKRNPFHPFSSFDTATLAGLVYGQTVLARACRAAGIEFDNKAAHSARYDTERTAELFCAMVNRYKDLGGWQLAQREQEMDGAD; encoded by the coding sequence ATGAGCGAGGCAATTGCCCGCGAATTAATGGCCCAACGTTTTCGCAGTTACCTGCCCGTGGTCGTTGATTTAGAAACCGGGGGATTTAATGCCCAAGGCGACGCTGTACTTGAGATAGCCGCCGTCACGCTGACCATGGATCCGGAGGGCAACCTGCTTCCTGATGCCACCTATGCCTATCACATTGAGCCCTTTGAGGGCGCGAATGTAGAGCAGTCCGCGCTCGATTTCACTGGAATCAACCTGGATGACCCCCTGCGTCGCCAGGTAGCGCTGAGCGAGTCTGAAGCGCTGGGAGAAATTTTCCGACCGATTCGCAAATCGATCAAAGCCCACGACTGCACGCGCGCTATTTTAGTCGGCCATAATGCCGCGTTCGACCAGGGCTTCTTGAACGCGGCGGTCAATCGCTGTGGCGTTAAGCGCAACCCTTTTCACCCGTTCTCAAGCTTTGATACTGCCACGCTTGCAGGCCTGGTCTATGGCCAAACGGTACTTGCCCGGGCCTGTCGTGCCGCTGGCATTGAGTTTGATAACAAGGCCGCCCACTCCGCTCGCTATGACACAGAGCGCACCGCCGAGCTGTTTTGCGCCATGGTTAATCGCTATAAAGACCTGGGTGGCTGGCAGCTTGCCCAGCGTGAACAAGAGATGGACGGTGCGGATTAA
- a CDS encoding argininosuccinate synthase — protein MSDVKKVVLAYSGGLDTSVIVKWLQETYNCEVVTFTADIGQGEEVEPARTKAQALGVKEIYIEDLREEFVRDYVYPMFRANTIYEGEYLLGTSIARPLIAKRLIEIANETGADAISHGATGKGNDQVRFELGGYALKPGVKVIAPWREWDLTSREKLMAYCEEHKIPVDFSNKKKKSPYSMDANLLHISYEGGILEDPWAEAEDDMWRWSVSPEAAPDQPTYVELTFEKGDIVAIDGEPLKAHEVLEKLNKLGGDNGIGRLDIVENRYVGMKSRGCYETPGGTIMLRAHRAIESLTLDREEAHLKDQLMPKYAEVIYNGYWWSPERRMLQAAIDETQKNVAGVVRMKLYKGNATVVGRKSDESLFDESIATFEDDAGAYNQKDAEGFIKLNALRLRIAAGKGRKQS, from the coding sequence ATGTCCGATGTCAAAAAGGTTGTGCTGGCATATTCAGGCGGCCTGGACACATCCGTTATCGTTAAGTGGTTGCAAGAAACCTACAACTGCGAGGTAGTGACCTTTACTGCCGACATCGGTCAGGGCGAAGAAGTCGAACCGGCGCGAACTAAAGCGCAAGCACTTGGCGTAAAAGAGATTTACATCGAAGACCTGCGTGAAGAGTTCGTTCGCGACTACGTCTACCCGATGTTCCGTGCCAACACTATTTATGAAGGCGAGTACCTGCTGGGCACCTCTATCGCTCGTCCGCTGATTGCCAAGCGGTTGATCGAAATTGCCAATGAGACCGGCGCCGACGCTATTTCCCATGGCGCGACGGGTAAAGGCAACGACCAGGTACGTTTCGAACTTGGCGGCTATGCCCTGAAGCCCGGCGTAAAAGTAATCGCCCCATGGCGTGAGTGGGATTTAACTTCCCGCGAAAAGCTAATGGCGTATTGCGAAGAGCATAAAATTCCGGTCGATTTTTCTAATAAAAAGAAAAAATCGCCCTACTCGATGGATGCCAACCTGCTGCACATCTCCTACGAGGGCGGCATTTTGGAAGATCCATGGGCCGAAGCCGAAGATGATATGTGGCGCTGGAGTGTCTCTCCCGAAGCCGCGCCCGACCAGCCCACCTACGTTGAGCTGACGTTTGAAAAGGGCGATATCGTGGCCATCGACGGCGAGCCGTTGAAAGCCCATGAAGTGCTCGAGAAACTCAACAAACTGGGTGGCGACAACGGTATCGGTCGTTTGGATATTGTTGAAAACCGCTATGTGGGCATGAAATCTCGCGGCTGCTATGAAACGCCAGGGGGCACCATTATGTTGCGTGCTCACCGCGCGATTGAATCACTCACCCTGGACCGCGAAGAAGCCCACCTGAAAGATCAGCTGATGCCGAAATACGCTGAAGTGATCTATAACGGTTACTGGTGGAGCCCCGAGCGTCGTATGCTGCAGGCGGCCATTGACGAGACCCAAAAGAATGTAGCGGGTGTCGTGCGTATGAAGCTCTACAAAGGCAACGCTACCGTAGTGGGGCGCAAGTCCGATGAGTCGCTGTTTGATGAGTCGATCGCAACGTTTGAAGATGATGCTGGTGCTTACAACCAAAAAGACGCTGAAGGCTTTATTAAGCTGAACGCGCTGCGTTTGCGCATTGCCGCAGGTAAGGGACGCAAGCAAAGCTAA
- a CDS encoding HlyU family transcriptional regulator: MLKKILSGLFGSDRQSEPGATTKAAEPVEYKGYEIVSQPDNQSGQYRVSGWISKADASGETLEHRFERSDMLPGREACDAMMVTKAQRYIDEVGEAMFAPDPRRAGDSDQSE, encoded by the coding sequence ATGCTAAAAAAAATACTTTCCGGCCTCTTTGGTAGTGATCGTCAGTCTGAGCCAGGCGCCACCACCAAAGCTGCTGAGCCGGTTGAATACAAAGGCTATGAGATTGTCTCTCAGCCCGATAATCAGAGCGGTCAGTACCGCGTCAGTGGTTGGATAAGTAAGGCTGACGCCAGTGGTGAAACGCTCGAACACCGATTTGAGCGCTCCGATATGCTCCCAGGGCGAGAGGCCTGTGATGCCATGATGGTCACCAAAGCGCAGCGCTATATCGATGAAGTGGGTGAGGCGATGTTCGCGCCAGACCCGCGCCGTGCAGGTGATAGCGACCAGAGCGAGTAG